A single window of Streptomyces aquilus DNA harbors:
- a CDS encoding winged helix-turn-helix transcriptional regulator: MEVTGSSGGAAAVGPCARIPAEHMEFIRQVLDRVGDKWSLLLIAVVEAGPLRYTDLQRQVPGISQRMLTLTLRQLQQDGLITRTAYAEVPPRVEYSLTPLGRGLHEIVTSLIGWATDHHDEIRAHRARAAAPAARS; the protein is encoded by the coding sequence ATGGAGGTCACCGGCAGTTCGGGCGGCGCGGCGGCGGTGGGGCCGTGTGCCCGCATCCCCGCCGAGCACATGGAGTTCATCCGGCAGGTCCTCGACCGCGTCGGCGACAAGTGGAGCCTGCTGCTCATCGCGGTCGTGGAGGCGGGCCCGCTGCGCTACACCGACCTGCAGCGCCAGGTCCCCGGGATCTCCCAGCGGATGCTCACCCTCACGCTGCGCCAGCTCCAGCAGGACGGTCTGATCACCCGCACCGCATACGCGGAGGTTCCACCGCGTGTCGAGTACTCCCTCACCCCGCTGGGGCGCGGCCTCCACGAGATCGTGACATCCCTGATCGGCTGGGCCACCGACCACCACGACGAGATCCGCGCGCACCGGGCCCGCGCCGCGGCACCAGCAGCCCGGTCCTGA
- a CDS encoding DsbA family oxidoreductase produces the protein MKIEIWAEVTCPWCGLGSHRLDRAVERFEHGNEVEVVHHSFPLSSSFPVDETFSVRDALLRRHGMGGSQAEASTRRIEALAAAEGLRPYRVLDNLVGNTDLAHEFLAHASAEGRNREAWDAIFRAYFGQARPVFSLDDLLDLGQELGLDREGTRRALTEHRYQRQVRDDAARAQRLGATGAPFIVVDGQYGIPGAQDSDGLLDVLRTAWDASHPLTLTTDGDAAVCGPDGCAVPARN, from the coding sequence ATGAAGATCGAGATCTGGGCCGAGGTCACCTGCCCCTGGTGCGGACTTGGCAGCCACCGTCTGGACCGGGCAGTGGAGCGGTTTGAGCACGGCAACGAGGTGGAGGTCGTCCACCACTCGTTCCCGCTGAGCAGCTCCTTCCCCGTGGATGAGACGTTCAGCGTCCGTGACGCGCTGCTGCGCCGGCACGGCATGGGCGGCTCCCAGGCCGAGGCGTCCACGCGTCGGATCGAGGCGCTGGCCGCAGCCGAGGGACTCCGCCCCTACAGGGTGCTGGACAACCTGGTCGGCAACACCGACCTGGCGCACGAGTTCCTCGCCCATGCCTCCGCCGAGGGCAGGAACCGCGAAGCCTGGGACGCGATCTTCCGCGCCTACTTCGGTCAGGCCCGCCCCGTCTTCAGCCTGGACGACCTGCTCGACCTGGGCCAGGAGCTCGGCCTGGACCGGGAGGGCACCCGCCGAGCGCTCACCGAGCACCGCTACCAGCGGCAGGTCCGCGACGATGCCGCCCGCGCCCAGCGCCTGGGTGCCACCGGCGCGCCCTTCATCGTTGTCGACGGCCAGTACGGCATCCCCGGCGCGCAGGACAGCGACGGCCTTCTCGACGTGCTGCGCACGGCCTGGGACGCATCCCACCCGCTCACCCTGACGACCGACGGCGATGCTGCGGTCTGTGGCCCCGACGGCTGCGCCGTACCGGCCCGCAACTGA
- a CDS encoding FMN-dependent NADH-azoreductase: MSYLLHIDASSLDEASVSRQVARSFRDAWQGAVVHRDLAASPAPHLSAAGITARTTDRAEHTPEQAKALAIQNELIDEFLGADAYLFTVPMYNLTMPSVFKAWLDQIMVAGRTLNFDGPPPTLGRPATVISARGGSYGPGAPKHGMDHLVPALETVLGHPANLGLDLTTVLPELTMAPYVPMMAPLLPMHEASMTQAHDEARRLGSALTGRPAA; the protein is encoded by the coding sequence ATGTCCTACCTGCTGCACATCGACGCCTCCTCGCTCGACGAGGCATCCGTCTCCCGTCAGGTCGCCCGGTCCTTCCGTGACGCGTGGCAGGGCGCGGTCGTCCACCGCGACCTGGCCGCCTCCCCCGCCCCGCACCTCAGCGCGGCCGGCATCACCGCCCGTACCACCGACCGCGCCGAGCACACCCCCGAGCAGGCGAAGGCCCTGGCGATCCAGAACGAGCTGATCGACGAATTCCTCGGCGCCGACGCCTACCTGTTCACCGTGCCGATGTACAACCTCACGATGCCGTCCGTGTTCAAGGCATGGCTGGACCAGATCATGGTCGCCGGGCGCACCCTGAACTTCGACGGACCCCCTCCCACCCTCGGCCGCCCCGCCACGGTGATCTCCGCACGCGGCGGCAGCTACGGCCCCGGCGCCCCCAAGCACGGCATGGACCACCTGGTACCGGCACTGGAAACCGTCCTGGGCCACCCAGCCAACCTCGGCCTCGACCTGACGACGGTGCTGCCCGAACTGACCATGGCCCCGTACGTGCCGATGATGGCTCCGCTGCTGCCGATGCACGAGGCGTCGATGACCCAGGCGCACGACGAGGCCCGCCGCCTGGGCTCTGCCCTGACCGGCCGACCGGCCGCCTGA
- a CDS encoding NAD(P)-dependent oxidoreductase, whose amino-acid sequence MSNLLVLGGSGRTGAHVLEHAARRGHHVRALVRDPDRVQTPAGVELIQGSPANIDDIRKAAEGTQAVISALSNARASDNPWAKPVSPPMFMTDAARDTLTVMGEQGIRRIVLTSTQGAGDDWARLNPLVKAFIKLSNIKAGFADHTGLDQAIRASSGIDWTLARAVALTDKPLSGPVRAAEAGTEKPGARINRADLAQFLVQTVEDDTWIRKAPLVWNTRG is encoded by the coding sequence ATGAGTAACCTTCTGGTCCTCGGCGGCAGCGGCCGCACCGGCGCTCACGTCCTGGAGCACGCGGCCCGGCGCGGCCACCACGTCCGCGCCCTCGTCCGCGACCCCGACAGGGTGCAGACACCGGCCGGCGTCGAACTGATCCAGGGCAGCCCCGCGAACATCGACGACATCCGCAAGGCCGCCGAAGGCACCCAGGCGGTGATCAGTGCGCTGTCCAACGCCCGCGCCTCCGACAACCCGTGGGCCAAGCCGGTCAGCCCGCCGATGTTCATGACCGACGCCGCCCGCGACACGCTCACCGTCATGGGCGAACAGGGCATCCGCCGCATCGTGCTGACGTCCACGCAGGGCGCCGGCGACGACTGGGCCCGGCTCAACCCGCTGGTCAAGGCGTTCATCAAGCTGTCGAACATCAAGGCGGGCTTCGCGGACCACACCGGCCTCGACCAGGCCATCCGCGCCTCGTCCGGCATCGACTGGACCCTGGCCCGCGCCGTTGCCCTCACCGACAAGCCCCTCAGCGGCCCCGTACGGGCCGCCGAGGCCGGCACCGAAAAGCCCGGCGCCCGGATCAACCGCGCCGACCTCGCCCAGTTCCTCGTCCAGACGGTCGAGGACGACACCTGGATCCGCAAAGCCCCCCTCGTCTGGAACACACGAGGATGA
- a CDS encoding ATP-binding protein — protein sequence MSGQPMPCDAAEIRSLFLFEKLSAQQLDRLCGEGRVEQFDPGPVFTEGDPATCLYVMIEGTVIMSRRVGSDDIEVSRTSQPGVYAGAVMAYLGDGKPQRYMNSVRVPEPTRFFVLPAESFANLIHEWFPMAVHLLEGLALGSQTFQRAVGQRERLLALGSLSAGLTHELNNPAAAAARATSSLRDRVAHMRNKLGAIASGPYHGDALKALVELQERTAERVSKAPALSPLETSDREDELADWLGDHGVQNGWQIAPAFVQGGLDVDWLEQVAVAVGEQELLQSAIECLNYTVEAELLMSEIEDSTTRISHLVDAAKQYSQLDRAPYQVADVHELLDSTLLMLSGKIGPQVKVVKEYDRSVPRIPAYPAELNQVWTNLIDNAVFAIKSAGGEGTLTVRTARVHDRLLVEFRDTGPGVPAEIRGRIFDPFFTTKPVGEGTGLGLDISWRIVVNKHHGDLKVESVPGDTRFQVLLPLTATDLDTGPDALSDPAQEPS from the coding sequence ATGAGCGGGCAGCCGATGCCGTGCGACGCTGCGGAGATCCGTTCCCTCTTCCTGTTCGAGAAGCTCAGCGCCCAGCAGCTCGACAGGTTGTGCGGCGAGGGACGGGTCGAACAGTTCGACCCCGGGCCGGTGTTCACCGAGGGTGACCCGGCGACCTGCCTGTACGTGATGATCGAGGGCACGGTCATCATGTCGCGCCGCGTGGGCAGCGACGACATCGAGGTGAGCCGCACCTCCCAGCCAGGGGTGTACGCGGGGGCCGTGATGGCGTACCTCGGGGACGGGAAACCGCAGCGGTACATGAACTCGGTGCGGGTGCCGGAGCCGACACGGTTCTTCGTCCTGCCCGCCGAATCGTTCGCGAACCTCATCCACGAGTGGTTTCCGATGGCGGTCCATCTCCTGGAGGGGCTCGCCCTCGGTTCGCAGACCTTTCAGCGGGCCGTCGGGCAGCGCGAACGGCTGCTGGCGCTGGGCTCGTTGTCCGCGGGTCTCACCCATGAGCTCAACAACCCGGCCGCGGCGGCCGCACGGGCCACCTCCTCACTCAGGGACCGGGTCGCGCACATGCGCAACAAGCTCGGCGCCATCGCCTCGGGCCCCTACCACGGCGACGCCCTGAAGGCCCTGGTCGAGCTCCAGGAGCGTACGGCCGAGCGGGTCTCCAAGGCGCCGGCACTGAGCCCGCTCGAAACGTCCGACCGGGAGGATGAACTCGCCGACTGGCTCGGCGACCACGGTGTCCAGAACGGCTGGCAGATCGCGCCGGCCTTCGTGCAGGGCGGTCTCGACGTCGACTGGCTGGAGCAGGTCGCGGTGGCCGTCGGCGAGCAGGAACTCCTGCAGAGTGCCATCGAGTGCCTCAACTACACGGTCGAGGCCGAGCTGTTGATGTCCGAGATCGAGGACTCCACCACCCGTATCTCGCACCTCGTCGACGCCGCCAAGCAGTACTCGCAGCTGGACCGCGCGCCCTACCAGGTCGCCGATGTGCACGAACTCCTCGATAGCACACTGCTGATGCTGTCGGGCAAGATCGGTCCACAGGTCAAGGTCGTGAAGGAGTACGACCGTTCGGTGCCGAGGATTCCGGCCTACCCGGCCGAACTGAACCAGGTGTGGACCAACCTGATCGACAACGCCGTCTTCGCCATCAAGAGCGCGGGCGGCGAAGGGACGTTGACCGTACGCACCGCTCGGGTGCATGACCGGCTGCTGGTGGAGTTCCGCGACACAGGCCCGGGAGTGCCGGCCGAGATCCGCGGCCGGATCTTCGACCCGTTCTTCACCACCAAACCGGTGGGCGAGGGCACCGGGCTGGGACTCGACATCTCCTGGCGGATCGTCGTCAACAAGCACCACGGTGACCTGAAAGTCGAGTCCGTACCCGGCGACACCCGCTTCCAGGTGCTGCTCCCTCTCACTGCCACCGACCTCGACACCGGGCCCGATGCTCTCTCCGACCCGGCCCAGGAGCCCTCATGA
- a CDS encoding FAD-dependent oxidoreductase codes for MGQVADHITRGGGRTAQTAEAARTVILTVDDDPGVSRAVARDLRRRYGQAYRIVRAESGQSALEALRELKLRGDLVAVILADYRMPQMNGIEFLEQALDLYPGARRVLLTAYADTDAAIDAINVVDLDHYLLKPWDPPEEKLYPVLDDLLEAWRCSDFRPMPSTKVVGHRWSARSSDVREFLARNQVPYRWYSTDEPEGQRLLAAAGEDGQRLPVVITADGTALVEPEVPELAAHVGLATTPTADFYDLVVIGGGPAGLGAAVYGASEGLRTVLVERSATGGQAGQSSRIENYLGFPDGVSGAQLTDRARRQATKFGAEILTAREVTGLESSGAARLVRFADGSQIAAHSVILATGVSYRKLEAPGADELSGRGVFYGSALTEAAACHGHDVYIVGGANSAGQAAMYLSRGAKSVTLLVRGPDLTASMSHYLIQQIAEAPNISVRAHTAVEAAHGDNDLEQLTLRDTTSGQTERVDAQWLFVFIGAAPLTDWLEGTVLRDERGFILAGPDLTADGRPPAGWELDRPPYHLETNIPGVFVAGDARAESAKRVASAVGEGAMAVMLVHRYLEQS; via the coding sequence ATGGGCCAAGTAGCGGACCACATCACTCGAGGTGGGGGACGTACGGCACAGACCGCGGAGGCTGCGCGGACCGTCATCCTGACCGTGGACGACGACCCCGGGGTGTCCCGTGCCGTCGCCCGTGACCTGCGGCGGCGCTACGGCCAGGCGTACCGGATCGTGCGCGCGGAGTCCGGCCAGTCCGCGCTGGAGGCGCTGCGGGAGCTGAAGCTGCGCGGTGATCTGGTCGCGGTGATCCTGGCCGACTACCGGATGCCCCAGATGAACGGCATCGAGTTCCTCGAACAGGCCCTGGACCTCTATCCGGGCGCCCGTCGCGTGCTGCTGACCGCTTACGCGGACACGGACGCGGCGATCGACGCGATCAACGTCGTCGACCTCGACCACTACCTCCTCAAGCCCTGGGACCCGCCGGAGGAGAAGCTCTACCCGGTGCTCGACGACCTGCTGGAGGCGTGGCGGTGCAGTGACTTCCGGCCGATGCCGAGCACCAAGGTCGTCGGTCACCGGTGGTCGGCCCGCTCGTCGGACGTCCGGGAGTTCCTGGCCCGCAACCAGGTGCCGTACCGCTGGTACTCCACCGACGAGCCCGAGGGCCAGCGGCTGCTGGCCGCGGCGGGCGAGGACGGGCAGCGGCTGCCGGTGGTGATCACGGCGGACGGTACGGCACTCGTCGAGCCGGAGGTGCCCGAACTGGCCGCGCACGTGGGCCTGGCGACGACCCCGACCGCCGACTTCTACGACCTGGTCGTCATCGGCGGCGGGCCGGCCGGTCTCGGCGCGGCCGTGTACGGGGCCTCGGAGGGGCTGCGGACGGTGCTGGTGGAGCGGTCGGCGACAGGCGGGCAGGCCGGGCAGAGTTCACGGATCGAGAACTATCTCGGCTTCCCGGACGGCGTGTCCGGCGCCCAGCTCACCGACCGGGCGCGACGCCAGGCCACGAAGTTCGGCGCCGAGATCCTCACCGCCCGTGAGGTGACCGGTCTGGAGAGCAGCGGGGCGGCGCGGCTCGTACGGTTCGCGGACGGGTCGCAGATCGCGGCGCACAGCGTGATCCTGGCGACCGGCGTGTCCTACCGGAAGCTGGAGGCGCCGGGTGCCGACGAACTGTCGGGCCGCGGGGTGTTCTACGGGTCCGCGCTCACCGAGGCCGCCGCCTGCCACGGCCACGACGTGTACATCGTGGGCGGCGCCAACTCGGCCGGCCAGGCGGCGATGTACCTGTCCCGGGGCGCCAAGTCGGTCACCCTGCTGGTGCGCGGGCCGGACCTCACCGCGTCCATGTCCCACTACCTGATCCAGCAGATCGCCGAGGCACCGAACATCTCGGTGCGGGCCCACACGGCCGTCGAGGCCGCGCACGGCGACAACGACCTGGAACAGCTGACGCTGCGCGACACGACGAGCGGGCAGACCGAACGGGTCGACGCGCAGTGGCTGTTCGTGTTCATCGGGGCGGCACCGCTGACCGACTGGCTGGAGGGCACGGTGCTGCGGGACGAGCGCGGGTTCATCCTCGCCGGGCCCGACCTGACCGCCGACGGACGGCCACCGGCGGGCTGGGAGCTGGACCGGCCGCCGTACCACCTGGAGACCAACATTCCGGGCGTGTTCGTCGCAGGCGACGCGCGTGCCGAGTCAGCGAAGCGGGTCGCGTCCGCCGTCGGAGAGGGAGCCATGGCCGTGATGCTCGTCCACCGGTATCTGGAGCAGTCATGA
- a CDS encoding alpha/beta fold hydrolase — MEFEHVTFDLPHGTFHALQGGDPDGQPTVVLHGFPDHPPTAKPFLAELARQGRHVIAPWLRGYAPSPTAGPFDFASLTGDVLALIDRWSPGRAVELVGHDWGALITYDAVVTAPERIERAVTLAVPHPVTFLSRPRLAQLRRIWYMGLFQLPGSGWVASARDLAFIDRLWRQWSPGLSLDPALQAELHEDLRASMPAPIKYYRAMMRPGMIGATRRLSHPIEVPLLQLYGADDGCFLPPKVDDRHRFAAPHAMEVVPGVGHFLHIEAPEAIAERIAAWAK, encoded by the coding sequence ATGGAATTCGAACACGTCACCTTCGACCTGCCGCACGGCACCTTTCACGCGCTGCAGGGTGGTGACCCCGATGGTCAGCCGACGGTCGTCCTGCACGGCTTCCCGGACCACCCGCCGACCGCGAAGCCCTTCCTCGCCGAGCTCGCCCGCCAGGGACGTCACGTCATCGCACCCTGGCTTCGCGGTTACGCGCCGTCCCCGACGGCCGGGCCGTTCGACTTCGCCTCCCTCACCGGCGACGTGCTCGCGCTGATCGACCGCTGGTCTCCGGGGCGAGCCGTGGAGCTGGTCGGCCACGACTGGGGCGCCCTGATCACCTACGACGCCGTCGTTACCGCGCCGGAGCGGATCGAACGCGCGGTCACGCTCGCAGTCCCCCACCCCGTCACGTTCCTGAGCCGGCCGCGCCTGGCTCAGCTACGCCGGATCTGGTACATGGGGCTCTTTCAACTGCCGGGAAGCGGCTGGGTGGCCAGCGCCCGCGATCTCGCCTTCATCGACCGTCTCTGGCGTCAGTGGTCGCCCGGCCTCTCGCTCGATCCAGCTCTCCAGGCGGAGCTGCACGAGGACCTGCGGGCGAGCATGCCCGCGCCCATCAAGTACTACCGGGCGATGATGCGGCCCGGCATGATTGGGGCGACGCGCCGCCTGTCTCATCCGATCGAGGTGCCCCTGCTGCAGCTTTACGGTGCCGACGACGGCTGCTTCCTCCCCCCGAAGGTCGACGACCGACATCGGTTCGCCGCCCCGCACGCGATGGAGGTCGTCCCCGGTGTCGGTCACTTCCTGCACATCGAGGCCCCCGAGGCGATCGCGGAACGGATCGCAGCATGGGCCAAGTAG
- a CDS encoding oxidoreductase translates to MQTASPVALVTGASSGIGRAAALALVGAGFAVVGTSRNAANAKPIAGVTFLDLDVASDESVRSLVGEVIDRFGRIDVLVNNAGVGAVGAGEESSINQAKDVFDINVFGLMRMANAVLPQMRAQRSGRVVNVSSVLGLIPAPFMAVYAATKHAVEGYSESVDHELREHGVRMLLVEPAYTNTSFEASSMAPDSPLPVYAAQREVSRDVLATAVRNADAPAVVAKVIVAAATDSKPKLRYTAGPMARRVSLLRRIVPSRAFDQQIRKLNRLAG, encoded by the coding sequence ATGCAGACAGCTTCCCCAGTGGCCCTCGTGACGGGTGCCTCCTCCGGGATCGGGCGGGCGGCGGCGCTCGCCCTCGTGGGCGCCGGCTTCGCGGTGGTCGGCACGAGCCGCAACGCGGCGAACGCCAAGCCGATCGCCGGGGTGACGTTCCTCGATCTCGACGTGGCCAGCGACGAGTCGGTCCGCTCCCTGGTCGGAGAGGTGATCGATCGGTTCGGCCGGATCGACGTCCTGGTCAACAACGCAGGCGTGGGCGCGGTCGGCGCCGGCGAGGAGAGCTCCATCAACCAGGCCAAGGACGTCTTCGACATCAACGTCTTCGGCCTGATGCGGATGGCGAACGCAGTGCTGCCCCAGATGCGCGCCCAGCGCAGTGGCCGGGTGGTCAACGTCTCCTCGGTGCTCGGTCTGATCCCGGCCCCCTTCATGGCCGTCTACGCCGCCACCAAGCATGCGGTCGAGGGTTACTCCGAATCCGTCGACCACGAGCTTCGCGAGCACGGCGTGCGGATGCTGCTGGTCGAGCCGGCCTACACAAACACGAGTTTCGAGGCGAGCAGCATGGCACCCGACTCGCCCCTGCCGGTCTACGCCGCACAGCGAGAGGTCTCCCGAGACGTGCTGGCCACGGCCGTGCGCAACGCCGACGCCCCGGCTGTTGTCGCGAAGGTGATCGTCGCGGCCGCCACCGATTCCAAGCCCAAGCTCCGTTACACCGCCGGCCCGATGGCCAGACGTGTCAGCCTCCTGCGCCGGATCGTGCCCTCGCGCGCCTTCGACCAACAAATCCGCAAGCTCAACCGACTGGCCGGCTGA
- a CDS encoding TetR/AcrR family transcriptional regulator, translating into MARPRSFDPDHVLHAAERQFRTSGYNGTSVDDISAATGLGRGSLYAAFDGKHGVLLQAMAGYFARLAQGPRKMLDGPDEGALERLHAYLLRAVHGVPLAPDVPPAPDRTAAACFAAKMALEIGASDPEVKRLANDCFSVVRTAVADCLRAAQRNGDIDPDADPDDLAYLLLTIIRGSDVVGAYGHTPDRLTSIAESAFALLPRPRHP; encoded by the coding sequence ATGGCCAGACCACGAAGCTTCGACCCCGACCACGTCCTGCACGCCGCAGAGCGGCAGTTCCGCACCTCGGGCTACAACGGCACCAGCGTCGATGACATCAGCGCCGCCACCGGCCTGGGCCGCGGCAGCCTCTACGCCGCGTTCGACGGCAAACACGGCGTGCTGCTGCAGGCGATGGCCGGCTACTTCGCCCGGCTGGCGCAGGGTCCGCGCAAGATGCTCGACGGACCGGACGAGGGCGCCCTGGAACGACTGCACGCCTACCTGCTGCGCGCCGTCCACGGAGTGCCACTCGCCCCCGACGTACCCCCCGCCCCCGACCGGACGGCCGCAGCCTGCTTCGCCGCCAAAATGGCCCTGGAGATCGGCGCCTCCGACCCCGAGGTCAAACGCCTGGCCAACGACTGCTTCTCCGTAGTCCGCACAGCGGTGGCCGACTGCCTACGAGCGGCCCAACGCAACGGCGACATCGACCCCGACGCGGATCCCGACGACCTCGCGTACCTTCTGCTGACCATCATCCGGGGGAGCGATGTCGTGGGCGCGTACGGCCACACTCCCGACCGCCTGACCTCGATAGCGGAGAGCGCGTTCGCCTTGCTGCCTCGCCCCCGCCACCCCTGA
- a CDS encoding nucleotidyl transferase AbiEii/AbiGii toxin family protein: MPELHTRLLADVIALGSPYPLVLTGGYAVRAHRLVNRPSQDLDVATENPAPMADIAAALCSGLTARGWEVQALETAPLSARFTVTDAATGQECEVDILKEIFWRPVAQSPYGPVLAEEDVIGTKVRALADRGAPRDLIDVYAASHRWSNAELEEFGRRHARGRFEREDLQANLTGAEWTDDDAFTAYGLDDATITALRAWAVEWADDLATRLLEESDAPDSD, encoded by the coding sequence ATGCCGGAGCTGCACACGCGGCTCCTGGCGGATGTGATCGCCCTTGGCTCGCCGTATCCCCTGGTCCTCACCGGCGGGTATGCGGTGAGGGCACACCGCCTCGTGAACCGCCCCAGCCAGGATCTCGATGTCGCCACCGAGAACCCGGCGCCCATGGCCGACATCGCGGCCGCACTCTGCAGCGGTCTGACAGCCCGCGGCTGGGAGGTGCAGGCGCTGGAGACCGCCCCGCTGTCTGCCCGCTTCACCGTGACGGACGCCGCCACCGGGCAGGAATGCGAAGTCGACATCCTCAAAGAGATCTTCTGGCGGCCGGTCGCCCAAAGCCCGTACGGACCCGTCCTCGCCGAGGAGGACGTGATCGGGACCAAGGTTCGCGCCCTGGCTGACCGAGGAGCACCACGCGATCTGATCGACGTGTACGCGGCCTCCCACCGCTGGAGTAACGCTGAGCTCGAAGAGTTCGGCCGCCGCCACGCCCGCGGCCGCTTCGAGCGCGAGGACCTCCAAGCGAACCTCACCGGCGCCGAGTGGACCGACGACGATGCCTTCACCGCCTACGGCCTGGACGATGCCACCATCACCGCCCTGCGCGCCTGGGCCGTGGAGTGGGCCGACGACCTCGCGACCCGGCTCCTCGAAGAATCTGACGCCCCGGACAGCGACTGA
- a CDS encoding magnesium and cobalt transport protein CorA translates to MSERRARPNGKGRGRSAWLRSLAAAATPPTPERRPAPEAEPAPPEAEPASIVQAALYQDGVRVSSPATLAETFRELRLQRSGMAWIGLARPTEAELLSLAAEFDLHPLAVEDAMEAHQRPKLERYGETLFVVLRAARYLDAPEEVDFGELHVFVGPDFVITVRHGAAPDLSAVRNRMEASPDLLKLGPEAVLYAILDAVVDGYLPVVTGVQNDIDEIETEVFRGEPEVSRRIYELSREMVEFQRATRPLVGMLHGLMAGFSKYGTDEELQRYLRDVADHVTHTSERVDGFRQALTEILTVNATLVTQQQNAEMRALAEAGFEQNEEIKKISSWAAILFAPTLVGTIYGMNFEHMPELGWSFGYPFAIGLMGVVCVSLYVIFKRRDWL, encoded by the coding sequence ATGTCCGAGCGACGTGCCCGACCGAACGGGAAGGGCCGGGGCAGGTCCGCCTGGCTTCGGTCCCTGGCCGCGGCGGCCACCCCGCCGACGCCGGAGCGGCGCCCGGCGCCCGAGGCGGAACCGGCGCCCCCGGAGGCGGAACCGGCGAGCATCGTCCAGGCGGCCCTGTACCAGGACGGCGTGCGGGTGTCCTCCCCCGCGACCCTCGCCGAAACGTTCCGCGAGCTGCGCCTCCAGCGTTCCGGTATGGCGTGGATCGGACTGGCCCGGCCCACCGAGGCCGAACTGCTCTCCCTGGCCGCCGAGTTCGATCTGCATCCGCTGGCGGTCGAGGACGCGATGGAGGCCCACCAGCGGCCCAAACTGGAGCGGTACGGCGAGACGCTCTTCGTCGTGCTGCGGGCGGCCCGCTATCTGGACGCCCCCGAGGAGGTCGACTTCGGCGAGCTGCACGTCTTCGTCGGCCCCGACTTCGTGATCACGGTCCGGCACGGCGCGGCCCCCGACCTGTCGGCGGTCCGCAACCGCATGGAGGCGTCGCCGGACCTGCTGAAGCTCGGCCCGGAGGCCGTGCTGTACGCCATCCTCGACGCGGTGGTCGACGGCTATCTCCCGGTCGTGACGGGCGTCCAGAACGACATCGACGAGATCGAGACGGAGGTCTTCCGCGGCGAGCCGGAGGTCTCCCGCCGCATCTACGAACTCTCCCGCGAGATGGTCGAGTTCCAGCGCGCCACCCGCCCCCTGGTCGGCATGCTGCACGGCCTGATGGCCGGCTTCTCCAAGTACGGCACGGACGAGGAGTTGCAGCGCTATCTGCGGGACGTCGCCGACCACGTCACCCACACCAGCGAGCGCGTCGACGGCTTCCGGCAGGCCCTCACCGAGATCCTCACGGTGAACGCGACGCTGGTCACCCAGCAGCAGAACGCGGAGATGCGGGCGCTGGCGGAGGCGGGGTTCGAGCAGAACGAGGAGATCAAGAAGATCTCATCCTGGGCTGCGATTCTGTTTGCTCCCACGCTGGTCGGAACTATTTACGGCATGAACTTCGAGCACATGCCTGAGTTGGGATGGAGTTTCGGATACCCCTTCGCGATCGGCCTGATGGGGGTGGTTTGCGTCAGTTTGTACGTGATTTTCAAGCGACGGGACTGGCTCTGA